The following are from one region of the Ignavibacteriota bacterium genome:
- a CDS encoding T9SS type A sorting domain-containing protein gives MRISFRLLFSLLLTFAFMNAFAQNEQQSNGPIPFMKIEKTHTIINTLDNPASIAYGYESQSTSTLSMPIPAGTPFTTLNTFTFPTFGASMVKGGNGVYYAIDIAPILYEFNPSTGVITLLGNITGTSGDQPNGITFNPANGQYYLISGLNFYGFNPATLTATLIGSMGVSGSLFIDLAFTAAGVCYAYDLVTDASYTINPTNGVATLLGPLGFDSNFGQGMSYDMETNTLYLSSFNNGTFTGQLRTMDQVTGATTLLTDWGLQQVAPFALDTQYGPPCPIGTPSNPTPANGTTGLGLTGITLGWTNGTGTVNVEVWFGPSGNITKVYDGPAITSYPLGTLVYGTTYIWYIVCKDANCGSQGPGWSFSTMTDPNLNEWCDDFANLQNWTVVGPMGMTNWSANNTALAGGTAPELYMSWSPSFTGVSLIRSVPIPLLNNWLTNYSFNFFLDFYANPSGVVTVSITYDGGATSTPLYTLTDPTGNVGPVVQSGSFTTPVSGASNAQIEISYNGYSFNIDAIAWDNMCLDWIVPVELTSFTASADFGVVELRWFTATETNNQGFEVQRSAGGEFETIGFVEGHGTTTEVQAYTYSDRSVAVGSYSYRLKQVDFDGTTTYSNIVEVNVPAPAEFALDQNYPNPFNPSTKIAFRLAVDSKVSLKVFDVLGQEVASLVNGNLVAGGHSVDFDASSLNSGVYLYRIEATGVDGSNFVDVKKMILTK, from the coding sequence ATGAGAATATCATTTCGTTTACTTTTCTCGCTGTTACTGACATTTGCATTTATGAATGCATTTGCACAGAATGAACAGCAATCGAATGGACCGATTCCGTTTATGAAAATCGAAAAAACACACACGATTATCAACACACTTGATAATCCTGCTTCGATTGCATATGGTTACGAATCACAATCTACTTCAACTCTTTCGATGCCTATACCAGCAGGTACTCCATTCACTACATTAAACACGTTTACATTTCCAACTTTTGGTGCATCTATGGTTAAAGGCGGCAATGGTGTTTATTATGCGATAGACATTGCACCTATTTTATACGAATTTAATCCCTCAACCGGTGTTATTACTTTACTCGGTAACATAACCGGTACATCCGGTGATCAGCCAAACGGTATTACTTTTAATCCTGCTAATGGTCAGTATTATCTGATTTCTGGTTTAAATTTTTACGGTTTTAATCCCGCTACATTAACCGCAACTTTAATTGGCAGTATGGGTGTATCAGGTAGTTTGTTCATTGATCTTGCCTTTACTGCTGCTGGAGTTTGTTATGCTTATGACCTTGTAACTGATGCATCTTATACAATCAACCCGACAAATGGTGTTGCTACACTTTTGGGTCCACTTGGCTTCGATTCAAACTTTGGTCAGGGTATGAGCTACGACATGGAAACAAATACATTATATCTTAGCTCATTTAATAATGGTACATTCACCGGTCAGTTAAGAACGATGGATCAGGTGACTGGTGCCACAACATTACTTACAGATTGGGGATTACAACAAGTTGCACCTTTTGCTTTAGATACTCAGTATGGTCCACCTTGTCCGATAGGTACGCCATCAAATCCAACTCCTGCAAATGGAACAACTGGTTTAGGACTCACTGGTATTACATTAGGTTGGACTAATGGAACTGGAACTGTAAACGTTGAAGTTTGGTTCGGACCTTCAGGAAATATTACCAAAGTTTATGATGGACCTGCAATTACCTCCTATCCGCTCGGAACTCTTGTATATGGAACTACCTATATATGGTATATTGTATGTAAAGATGCTAATTGTGGATCGCAAGGTCCAGGTTGGTCATTCTCAACTATGACCGATCCAAACCTAAACGAATGGTGTGATGATTTTGCGAACCTGCAAAACTGGACTGTGGTTGGTCCAATGGGTATGACAAACTGGTCAGCAAATAACACAGCACTCGCAGGTGGAACAGCACCTGAACTCTATATGTCTTGGTCTCCATCATTTACAGGTGTCTCATTGATCAGATCAGTTCCAATACCGTTATTAAATAACTGGCTCACCAATTATTCATTTAACTTCTTCCTTGACTTCTATGCAAACCCAAGCGGTGTGGTAACGGTATCAATAACTTATGATGGCGGTGCAACATCTACTCCGCTTTATACATTGACTGATCCAACTGGTAACGTAGGACCGGTAGTTCAATCAGGTAGTTTTACAACACCAGTTTCCGGTGCTTCAAATGCTCAGATTGAAATCAGTTATAATGGATATTCATTTAATATAGATGCAATAGCCTGGGATAATATGTGTCTGGATTGGATTGTTCCGGTTGAATTGACATCATTCACAGCATCAGCAGATTTTGGTGTTGTAGAATTAAGATGGTTCACAGCAACAGAAACTAACAACCAGGGATTTGAGGTTCAGAGAAGTGCTGGCGGTGAATTCGAAACAATCGGATTCGTAGAAGGACACGGAACAACAACAGAAGTTCAGGCATATACCTATAGTGACAGAAGTGTAGCTGTTGGTTCATACAGCTATAGACTAAAACAGGTTGACTTTGATGGAACAACAACCTACTCAAATATCGTTGAAGTTAATGTTCCAGCACCTGCAGAATTTGCACTGGATCAGAACTATCCGAATCCATTCAACCCAAGTACAAAGATAGCATTCAGACTTGCAGTTGATTCAAAAGTCAGCTTGAAAGTATTTGATGTATTAGGACAAGAAGTTGCTTCGCTTGTAAACGGAAATCTAGTTGCAGGTGGACACAGTGTTGACTTCGATGCTTCATCATTAAACTCAGGAGTTTATCTATACAGAATAGAAGCTACAGGAGTTGACGGAAGCAATTTCGTAGATGTTAAGAAGATGATATTAACCAAATAA
- the prmC gene encoding peptide chain release factor N(5)-glutamine methyltransferase: MITVLEAIRLSTEYLDKKKIDSPRINAELLLAHIIGCKRLDLYLAFDRPLTEPELNIYRGLIKRRASYEPLQYIIGTVEFYGLVFKVTPSVLIPRPETELLVEKIIKELSDKEQLNILEIGCGSGNIAISLAYHLKQAQIITTDISDAALNLAKENSQKLGVAERISFIRHNILTDDLLRFSMFDLVVSNPPYVSLQSYSSLQKEIMDFEPRLAVTDESDGLTFYRIISEKVSGNIKKGGKLFFEISHGQCDDVKSIMTKNNFSKIEVIKDYQNIERIVFGEFK, translated from the coding sequence ATGATTACCGTACTAGAAGCAATTAGATTATCCACAGAATATCTCGACAAGAAAAAGATTGATTCGCCAAGAATAAATGCTGAACTATTGCTTGCTCATATTATTGGCTGCAAAAGGCTCGACTTATATCTTGCTTTTGACAGACCTTTAACTGAACCCGAACTTAATATTTACAGAGGGCTTATTAAAAGAAGAGCAAGTTATGAACCGCTTCAATATATTATTGGAACTGTAGAATTTTATGGATTAGTATTTAAAGTAACTCCATCAGTACTTATTCCAAGACCTGAAACAGAATTACTTGTTGAAAAAATTATAAAGGAATTATCCGATAAAGAACAATTGAATATACTTGAAATCGGATGCGGCAGTGGAAATATAGCAATTAGTCTTGCTTATCATTTAAAGCAGGCACAAATTATAACCACAGATATAAGCGATGCGGCTTTGAATCTTGCAAAAGAAAATTCCCAAAAATTGGGTGTTGCTGAAAGAATTAGTTTTATCAGACATAATATTTTAACCGATGACCTGTTAAGATTTTCTATGTTTGATTTGGTTGTTTCAAATCCGCCGTATGTTTCACTGCAAAGTTATTCATCACTGCAAAAAGAAATTATGGACTTCGAACCGCGTTTAGCCGTAACAGATGAATCGGATGGATTAACTTTTTACAGGATTATTTCAGAAAAGGTTTCTGGCAATATTAAAAAAGGCGGGAAACTTTTTTTTGAAATATCTCATGGACAATGTGATGATGTTAAAAGTATAATGACAAAAAATAATTTCAGCAAGATTGAGGTTATTAAAGATTATCAGAATATTGAAAGAATAGTATTCGGAGAGTTTAAATGA
- a CDS encoding T9SS type A sorting domain-containing protein, with protein MRYIFKSLIVLSVVSWCLTVMAQPVGDNQFEQSPNLQKHPIDRNQEAIWDLLLGFDVTALSGAAGNAGAEWDGTYLYSTRWGSNLIHKYDATGTTLIEEFSIPGVTGLRDLAFDGQYMYGGAAANTIYMMDFTTKTLIGTIPSPVGVRFIAYDEVSDAFWCGNWSDPATLVSRTGTTITSFTTSLAGQYGAAYDNVSPGGPFLWIFDQGGGAGTAQLIHQFNISTGTATGVTHDVTLQFPTASGIAGGLFSMCDWQAGTFTIGGLLQGTPDNIFIYEIATCGPPCPVGAPDNPNPINGATNVSINLANISWTNGAGTTQVELQFGESGSMTTVYSGAPITSWAIPGQLDYMTTYNWKVIDKNDTCSTFGPTWAFTTIPDPNLSEWCDAFANLQNWTVVGPMGMTNWSASNTALAGGTAPELYMSWSPSFTGVSTIRSVPIPLLDNWPTNYSFNFFLDWYANPSGVVTVSITYDGGATSTPLFTVTDPTGNVGPVVQSGSFTTPVSGASNAQIEISYNGYSFNIDAIAWDNMCLDWILPVELTSFTASADFGVVELRWFTATETNNQGFEVQRSAGGEFETIGFVEGHGTTTEVQAYTYSDRSVAVGSYSYRLKQVDFDGTTTYSSIVEVNVPAPAEFALDQNYPNPFNPSTKIAFRLAVDSKVSLKVFDVLGQEVASLVNGNLVAGGHSVDFDASSLNSGVYLYRIEATGVDGSNFVDVKKMILTK; from the coding sequence ATGAGGTATATTTTCAAATCGTTAATTGTCCTTTCTGTTGTTAGCTGGTGTCTTACCGTTATGGCACAACCGGTAGGTGATAATCAGTTTGAGCAATCACCAAATCTACAGAAGCATCCCATAGATCGTAATCAGGAAGCAATATGGGATCTGCTCCTAGGATTTGATGTTACCGCATTATCCGGTGCAGCAGGTAATGCTGGTGCTGAATGGGATGGAACTTATCTGTATTCTACAAGATGGGGTTCAAACTTAATTCATAAATATGATGCAACTGGCACTACTCTCATTGAAGAATTTTCAATACCGGGTGTTACCGGTTTACGAGATCTTGCTTTTGATGGACAATATATGTATGGAGGTGCTGCAGCAAATACAATTTACATGATGGATTTCACAACAAAGACTTTGATTGGTACCATTCCGTCACCTGTAGGTGTTCGCTTTATAGCTTATGATGAAGTATCAGATGCATTCTGGTGTGGAAATTGGAGTGACCCGGCAACTTTGGTTAGCCGTACGGGAACCACGATTACTTCTTTCACAACAAGTCTGGCAGGTCAGTATGGTGCTGCTTATGATAACGTAAGTCCAGGCGGTCCGTTTCTCTGGATATTTGATCAGGGCGGCGGTGCAGGTACTGCTCAGCTAATTCATCAATTTAACATATCGACAGGAACAGCGACTGGTGTTACACACGATGTTACACTACAATTTCCAACTGCTTCTGGTATAGCTGGCGGTTTATTCTCAATGTGTGATTGGCAGGCAGGAACGTTTACAATCGGTGGATTATTGCAGGGAACACCTGATAATATTTTCATTTATGAAATAGCAACTTGTGGTCCTCCTTGTCCTGTTGGAGCGCCTGATAATCCAAATCCAATAAATGGGGCTACTAATGTTAGTATAAATCTTGCTAATATTAGCTGGACAAATGGCGCTGGAACAACGCAAGTTGAATTACAGTTCGGTGAATCCGGATCAATGACCACTGTTTATTCTGGTGCACCAATCACAAGCTGGGCAATTCCAGGTCAATTAGATTATATGACAACTTATAATTGGAAAGTAATTGATAAAAATGATACTTGTAGCACTTTTGGTCCTACCTGGGCATTTACAACCATACCAGATCCAAATTTAAGCGAATGGTGTGATGCTTTTGCTAACTTGCAAAACTGGACTGTTGTTGGTCCAATGGGTATGACAAACTGGTCAGCAAGTAACACAGCGCTCGCAGGTGGAACAGCACCAGAATTATATATGTCTTGGTCTCCATCATTTACAGGAGTGTCAACAATAAGATCGGTTCCAATTCCATTACTGGATAATTGGCCGACCAACTATTCATTCAATTTCTTCCTTGACTGGTATGCAAACCCAAGCGGTGTGGTAACGGTATCAATAACTTATGATGGCGGTGCTACTTCCACTCCACTATTTACTGTGACAGACCCGACAGGCAACGTTGGACCGGTAGTTCAATCAGGTAGTTTTACAACACCAGTTTCCGGTGCTTCAAATGCTCAGATTGAAATCAGTTATAATGGATATTCCTTTAACATTGATGCAATAGCCTGGGATAATATGTGTCTGGATTGGATTTTGCCGGTTGAATTGACATCATTCACAGCATCAGCAGATTTTGGTGTTGTAGAATTAAGATGGTTCACAGCAACAGAAACTAACAACCAGGGATTTGAGGTTCAAAGAAGTGCTGGCGGTGAATTCGAAACAATCGGATTCGTTGAAGGACACGGAACAACAACAGAAGTTCAGGCTTATACTTACAGTGACAGAAGTGTTGCTGTTGGTTCATACAGCTATAGACTAAAACAGGTTGACTTTGATGGAACAACAACTTACTCAAGTATCGTTGAAGTTAATGTTCCAGCACCTGCAGAATTTGCGCTGGATCAGAACTATCCGAATCCATTCAACCCAAGTACAAAGATAGCATTCAGACTTGCAGTTGATTCAAAAGTCAGCTTGAAAGTATTTGATGTATTAGGACAAGAAGTTGCTTCACTTGTAAACGGAAATCTAGTTGCAGGTGGACACAGTGTTGACTTCGATGCTTCATCATTAAACTCAGGAGTTTATCTATACAGAATAGAAGCTACAGGAGTTGACGGAAGCAATTTCGTAGATGTTAAGAAGATGATATTAACCAAATAA
- a CDS encoding DNA internalization-related competence protein ComEC/Rec2: protein MKDYPVIRLTILFIIGIFSAKLFQISLIAAALIVILVILLLLLRRRFNHFPIYSLTISFLTGIIILSIGNLIAKENEIIINPEISRIDKVKNTIVIGKIDNIDLIRNNELLFYISADSIYSEEFFIRDDVKILCKVKIDNESLFTLYDELKPGQTVKLNGYYYKGREKRNPGEFDYDAYLKSKNILGIVLINDINSVSIINISASAFGNAIHQVRKSIDNQIKKYNSPETAALLRGLLLADRGDIKYQTKNQFINTGVVHVLSVSGLHVGYIVLIFLFLFGRMNFIVRSVLTIVGLLFYMLLTGIPPSVFRATVMSIVFILAFLSNRSTNIFNSISIAALFILVINPNELYNPGFQLSFAAVLAIAIILPYLNQFIDGWNIQNKFIKYILTFLGVSISAQIGTLPFTLLYFNKFSVVGIFANLLVVPAIGVIIAAAIATLLFAIFVPFAAFYLGQATSLISELTLDIIKYSGDLSYSYISVTNYSLLDLIIFYVLLTVFLIYIVQFETVRSKLILFILVTASMFTFSAIDNSELLPKGYLSVLMIDVGQGDSFLIKFPNGQTALIDAGNTTITFDNGERVIIPLLNYLGIKKIDYGIVTHIDSDHYGGFVSLILDDKIKEILKPEIDTSISKDVRFEEFVRNKNIPIKYFRQEKNIIGDAVLYWLNNDEIKNVTGESTNNQSGIFKLVYGKNSFLFTGDIEKTAERFYSETYKNFLDSDVLKVGHHGSKTSTSENFLKYISPNISLISAGFKNKFGHPVPEIMERLLYSGSSVLRTDLQKAILLRSDGEHINLINW from the coding sequence ATGAAAGATTATCCTGTAATAAGGTTGACGATACTTTTTATAATCGGAATATTCTCTGCAAAATTATTCCAGATAAGTTTGATAGCCGCAGCACTCATAGTCATTCTAGTCATTCTTTTGCTTTTACTTCGCAGAAGGTTCAACCATTTCCCAATTTACTCGCTAACGATTTCATTTCTAACCGGAATTATAATTTTATCCATTGGAAATCTAATTGCTAAAGAAAATGAAATAATCATTAATCCGGAAATATCACGAATTGATAAAGTAAAAAACACAATAGTTATTGGTAAAATTGATAATATTGATCTGATCAGGAATAATGAATTACTTTTCTATATCTCAGCAGATTCAATTTATTCAGAAGAATTTTTTATTAGGGATGACGTCAAAATTCTCTGCAAAGTAAAAATAGATAATGAATCATTATTCACTCTTTATGATGAACTTAAACCCGGTCAAACAGTTAAACTAAATGGATATTACTACAAAGGCAGAGAGAAAAGAAATCCTGGTGAGTTTGACTATGATGCTTATCTGAAATCAAAAAATATTCTTGGAATCGTTCTCATCAATGATATCAATTCTGTTTCAATCATTAACATATCTGCATCTGCTTTCGGTAATGCAATTCATCAGGTTAGAAAATCAATTGATAATCAGATAAAAAAATACAACTCTCCTGAAACTGCTGCTTTGCTTCGTGGTTTACTGCTTGCTGATAGGGGAGACATTAAATATCAGACTAAGAACCAATTCATAAATACCGGAGTTGTTCATGTTCTTTCTGTATCCGGATTACACGTTGGTTATATAGTTCTGATTTTTCTTTTTCTATTTGGCAGGATGAATTTTATTGTTCGATCCGTTCTTACTATTGTCGGTTTGTTGTTTTATATGTTGCTTACAGGCATCCCGCCTTCCGTATTCAGAGCAACTGTGATGTCAATCGTTTTTATCCTGGCATTTTTATCGAACAGATCAACAAATATTTTCAATTCTATTTCGATAGCAGCGTTATTTATACTGGTAATTAATCCGAATGAACTTTATAACCCAGGTTTTCAACTTTCGTTTGCTGCCGTATTAGCAATAGCAATTATACTTCCATACTTAAATCAATTTATTGATGGTTGGAACATTCAAAACAAATTTATAAAATATATTTTAACATTTCTGGGAGTCTCAATAAGTGCACAGATCGGGACTTTACCATTCACACTTTTATATTTTAACAAATTCTCTGTTGTTGGAATTTTCGCCAACCTGTTGGTAGTTCCTGCAATTGGAGTAATTATAGCTGCAGCAATAGCTACTTTATTATTTGCGATTTTTGTTCCATTCGCTGCCTTTTATTTAGGTCAGGCGACGAGCCTCATTTCAGAATTGACGCTGGACATAATAAAGTATTCCGGTGATTTAAGCTATTCGTACATATCTGTTACTAATTATTCGCTATTGGATTTAATTATCTTTTACGTTTTGCTTACCGTCTTTTTAATTTATATCGTTCAGTTTGAAACTGTCCGTTCAAAATTAATTTTGTTCATTCTTGTTACTGCAAGTATGTTTACTTTCTCTGCAATTGATAATTCAGAATTACTGCCGAAAGGTTATTTAAGCGTACTAATGATAGATGTTGGTCAGGGAGATTCTTTTTTGATAAAGTTTCCAAATGGTCAAACAGCTTTGATAGATGCAGGCAATACAACAATCACTTTTGATAACGGTGAAAGAGTAATTATTCCTTTGTTGAATTATCTTGGTATCAAAAAGATTGATTATGGAATTGTTACTCACATTGATTCCGATCATTATGGTGGTTTTGTATCACTTATTCTCGATGATAAGATAAAAGAAATTCTTAAACCAGAAATTGATACATCAATCAGTAAAGATGTCAGGTTTGAAGAATTTGTCAGAAACAAAAATATTCCGATTAAATACTTCCGGCAGGAAAAGAATATTATTGGTGATGCAGTACTTTACTGGCTGAACAATGATGAAATTAAAAATGTCACAGGCGAGTCAACAAATAATCAAAGCGGAATATTCAAACTTGTCTATGGTAAAAACAGTTTTCTTTTCACCGGTGATATTGAAAAAACAGCAGAAAGATTCTATTCAGAGACTTACAAGAATTTTTTGGATTCGGATGTCCTGAAAGTTGGGCATCATGGAAGCAAAACCAGTACGTCAGAAAATTTTTTAAAATATATTTCCCCTAATATCAGTTTGATAAGTGCAGGATTTAAAAATAAATTTGGACACCCAGTACCTGAGATTATGGAAAGGTTACTGTATTCAGGCTCATCCGTACTTCGAACTGATTTGCAAAAAGCGATATTACTTAGATCGGATGGAGAACATATCAATTTAATTAACTGGTAA
- a CDS encoding D-tyrosyl-tRNA(Tyr) deacylase codes for MKAVIQRVKSASVIIHEQNYHQEIGKGILILLGIKSGDTLTDVNFIADKCVNLRIFEDAEDKMNKSLKDVDGEVLIISQFTLYGETAKGNRPGFTDAAKPDEAIPLYEKFIQRLKENLDPEKVKTGVFGAMMDIELINYGPVTVIVESK; via the coding sequence ATGAAAGCTGTAATTCAACGAGTCAAATCTGCATCAGTTATAATACACGAACAAAATTATCACCAGGAAATTGGTAAAGGGATTTTAATTCTTCTTGGTATCAAATCCGGCGATACATTGACTGATGTAAATTTTATTGCTGATAAGTGTGTTAACCTTAGAATATTTGAAGATGCTGAAGACAAAATGAATAAATCATTGAAAGATGTTGATGGAGAAGTTTTGATTATTTCACAATTCACACTTTATGGAGAAACTGCAAAAGGAAACAGACCGGGTTTTACTGACGCAGCAAAACCGGATGAGGCAATTCCTTTGTATGAAAAATTTATTCAGCGATTGAAAGAAAATTTGGATCCTGAAAAAGTAAAAACAGGTGTCTTTGGTGCAATGATGGATATTGAGTTAATAAATTACGGTCCTGTCACTGTTATTGTTGAATCAAAATAA
- the purE gene encoding 5-(carboxyamino)imidazole ribonucleotide mutase, with the protein MSSNKIEVGIIMGSDSDLPVMEDAVKVLKEFEVGYEVKILSAHRTPVQHAEYSKSAVERGLKVIIAAAGGAAHLPGVTAAQTILPVIGVPIKGKSLEGMDSLLSIVQMPPGIPVATVAINGAKNAAILALNILGLVNSDIQKKLANYKKKMEEESLAKNNNINK; encoded by the coding sequence ATGAGTTCCAATAAAATTGAAGTGGGAATAATAATGGGAAGCGATTCAGACCTTCCTGTAATGGAAGATGCAGTAAAGGTCCTTAAGGAATTTGAAGTTGGATATGAAGTTAAAATTCTTTCTGCTCATCGTACTCCTGTTCAGCATGCTGAATATTCGAAATCAGCTGTTGAAAGAGGACTTAAAGTAATTATCGCTGCTGCTGGTGGTGCTGCACATCTGCCGGGAGTTACTGCTGCACAAACAATCTTGCCTGTAATCGGAGTTCCGATAAAAGGAAAATCATTGGAGGGAATGGATTCACTATTATCTATTGTTCAAATGCCACCCGGAATTCCTGTTGCAACTGTTGCTATCAACGGAGCGAAGAATGCTGCAATACTTGCATTGAACATTTTAGGACTCGTCAATTCTGACATACAAAAAAAGCTTGCAAACTATAAGAAAAAAATGGAGGAGGAGTCGCTTGCAAAAAATAATAATATCAATAAGTAA
- a CDS encoding metalloenzyme → MVFLDGIGIGKKDFQFNPFFKYGFRTFEKIFGDIPSLENQTISNGTQFIFPTDATLGVEGLPQSGTGQASLFCGFNAPEYVGKHFGPYPYSSTFHVLEKKSLLVYFRDNYNSSYFANAYPKAFFDYVKSGRTRLSVTTMTCKLAGIKLNRVSDVRAGKALTAELTNERWNQRLGYKLKVIKPESAARRLLNIAHNYKFTLYEYYLSDHLGHLRLAAEFEKIFSELDEFLFTLLNEVDSKKMTLIICSDHGNLEDLSVKTHTRNPALAITAGKSAKKIAESVKDLTQFKKAIIKFCK, encoded by the coding sequence ATGGTTTTTCTCGATGGTATTGGTATTGGTAAAAAAGATTTTCAGTTCAATCCGTTCTTCAAATATGGTTTCAGAACATTTGAAAAAATTTTTGGTGATATCCCTTCACTTGAGAATCAAACAATTTCAAACGGTACACAATTCATTTTTCCGACAGATGCAACTCTTGGTGTCGAAGGATTACCACAAAGTGGAACTGGACAAGCTTCATTATTCTGCGGATTCAATGCGCCTGAATATGTTGGAAAACATTTTGGACCTTATCCATATTCCTCTACATTCCATGTTCTTGAGAAGAAAAGTTTACTGGTATATTTCAGAGATAATTATAACAGCAGTTATTTTGCAAATGCTTATCCAAAAGCATTTTTTGATTATGTTAAATCCGGAAGAACCCGTTTAAGCGTAACTACTATGACGTGCAAATTAGCTGGAATTAAATTAAATCGTGTCAGCGATGTCAGAGCAGGAAAAGCATTGACAGCCGAACTTACAAATGAAAGATGGAATCAACGTCTTGGATACAAATTGAAAGTGATAAAACCTGAATCCGCTGCCAGAAGACTTCTTAATATCGCACATAACTATAAATTTACTTTATACGAATATTATTTGAGTGATCATCTTGGTCATTTAAGGCTTGCGGCTGAATTTGAAAAAATATTTTCAGAACTCGATGAATTTTTATTTACTCTACTGAATGAAGTCGATTCAAAAAAAATGACGCTGATTATCTGCTCAGATCATGGAAATCTTGAGGATTTATCTGTAAAAACACATACAAGAAATCCTGCTCTTGCAATTACAGCTGGAAAATCTGCCAAAAAAATTGCAGAGTCAGTAAAAGATTTAACTCAATTCAAAAAAGCAATTATTAAATTTTGTAAATGA